The genomic stretch CCGGGTCACCGGATTGTAGTCGCAGTATCCGGTGGGGCGGATTCTGTGGCTCTTTTACATATTCTTCATCAAATATCTCTCTACCGTACACCGCTCACCTTGATCTGTGCCCATGTACATCATGGGTATCGTGCAGAGTCGGATGCTGAAGCCGAGCTGGTACAAAAATATGCGGAATCGATGCACATCCCCTTTGAAATGGTTCATCTAAATATGCCGAAATATTTAGAGGAGACAGGGCGCAACTCACAGGATGCGGCACGTGAAAGAAGATATGCTTTTCTTCATCAAGTCGCAGAGAAGTATAAGGCAGACAGCATTGCTCTGGCACATCATGCCGATGATCAGGCCGAGACGGTTATGCTGCATATGCTGCGAGGAAGCGGTGCTTCGGGACTTTCAGGTATGAAAATCAAACGAACTGAAAAAAACGTGGAACTTATTAGGCCATGTTTACGTATTACCAAGACGGACTTGGAAAAGCTCTGTGAAAAAGAAGAGCTTCCCTATCTCATTGATAGTAGTAATATGAATCGTAAATATCTTAGAAATGTAATCCGACTGGATGTGCTTCCTTTTTTGGGGCAATATAATGGGCAGATAAAGGAATCTCTTTATCGGATGGCCGAAGTGATCGGCACAGAAGATGACTATATGGAAGCAGCTGCAGAGCAAACCTTTGCTGATATGGTCATGAAGTCAGGTGATCAACTCACCTTTTCTGTGCCTGCGTTTAAGGGGCTACATGTCGCTTTACAACG from Paenibacillus polygoni encodes the following:
- the tilS gene encoding tRNA lysidine(34) synthetase TilS — its product is MKGPKLEPTVMQIAATAEEYQLWKPGHRIVVAVSGGADSVALLHILHQISLYRTPLTLICAHVHHGYRAESDAEAELVQKYAESMHIPFEMVHLNMPKYLEETGRNSQDAARERRYAFLHQVAEKYKADSIALAHHADDQAETVMLHMLRGSGASGLSGMKIKRTEKNVELIRPCLRITKTDLEKLCEKEELPYLIDSSNMNRKYLRNVIRLDVLPFLGQYNGQIKESLYRMAEVIGTEDDYMEAAAEQTFADMVMKSGDQLTFSVPAFKGLHVALQRRLIKLILNYLPSNDDFATFSRIESIRKGVVQTEPTTWILDIGQGIVCMREYNSIIFTARKSVSEHYSYQLHSPDGESFLYLNEIKRTIHLAHSKGMCRPLSANEAQFDLSKLHWPLTVRARLPGDTMKVMGLNGSKKVKDIFIDAKIPPSLRSRIPLVCDVEGNILWIPGVRRSIHAPVTDQSAQVIQMWIE